In a genomic window of Methanosarcina horonobensis HB-1 = JCM 15518:
- a CDS encoding uroporphyrinogen decarboxylase family protein, which translates to MAKEDILNALADAVVEGDDELAEEFAQKALDESLDAYEAIVEGLAKGMKIISDMYEKGEAFVPSLLLAADAMYAGMDILTPYIKVDETSAPRNVIIGTVEGDVHDIGKNLVKTMMTAAGFNMIDLGCDVPLDKFAEAAKEKKATAISMSTLMTTTMSGMETVIEQLQEDGIRDSLIVMVGGAPVSQTFADSIGADGTALDASTAVETLTSLVSELPADIWSDSAIAASKMKYKESLAQKGSREKIDVGLVTAEKVKAEFDSVVPKFKETMTKAERFSASFEDKKVDRLPIATLACGVSRKFVPCSYKDYSTRAEKYADCVEAGIKYFNMDTFVGLTDLCVDAADFGATVRYPEEDTPAATGHLEDYEKLEVPEIKEGTRAYNLIQGNKLATEKAHALGAPMTALIEGPMVALTQIMGATRVLSDLRTNPDVVLKALDKTATYVEEIMKGMFEEAQPDNLCMVTLWTNNVILSADEYMKSEGQIMQNRIAPLYKKYNKPTVIHNCSDAPHWDLIHKWDTKYYSYTFYPDEVNKGSRDHKYLINTYGKKTMFAGEVSPVVFLDNSPEGIQKMKADTIALQESVLNTLKENGMQSKYAIATGCEVPPGAPCDAITAQTYTVAEKGPEIYKKIIG; encoded by the coding sequence ATGGCAAAAGAAGATATTTTGAACGCTTTAGCTGATGCTGTCGTTGAAGGTGACGACGAACTTGCAGAAGAATTCGCACAGAAAGCCCTTGATGAGAGCCTCGATGCATATGAAGCAATCGTTGAAGGCCTTGCAAAGGGTATGAAGATTATCAGTGATATGTACGAGAAAGGAGAAGCCTTCGTCCCCAGCCTTCTGCTCGCAGCAGATGCGATGTATGCCGGGATGGACATCCTTACTCCTTACATTAAAGTAGACGAAACCTCTGCCCCCAGGAATGTTATCATCGGTACCGTTGAAGGAGACGTGCACGACATTGGGAAAAACCTTGTCAAAACCATGATGACTGCTGCCGGCTTCAATATGATCGACCTCGGCTGTGATGTACCTCTTGATAAGTTCGCAGAAGCTGCAAAAGAGAAGAAGGCGACTGCAATCTCGATGAGCACACTTATGACCACAACAATGAGCGGCATGGAAACTGTTATTGAGCAGCTCCAGGAAGACGGAATCAGAGACTCCCTCATTGTCATGGTCGGCGGTGCACCCGTTTCTCAGACCTTTGCTGACAGCATAGGCGCAGACGGAACAGCCCTTGATGCAAGCACTGCAGTCGAGACTCTTACTTCCCTTGTAAGCGAACTTCCTGCCGATATCTGGAGCGACTCGGCAATTGCAGCAAGCAAGATGAAGTACAAAGAATCCCTCGCACAGAAAGGCAGCAGGGAAAAGATCGATGTCGGCCTGGTGACCGCTGAGAAAGTGAAGGCAGAGTTTGACTCCGTAGTTCCGAAATTCAAGGAAACCATGACCAAGGCAGAAAGGTTCTCCGCATCATTTGAAGACAAGAAGGTTGACAGGCTTCCAATTGCGACTCTTGCCTGCGGCGTATCAAGGAAGTTCGTCCCCTGTTCCTATAAGGACTATTCAACCAGGGCAGAGAAGTACGCAGACTGTGTCGAAGCAGGTATCAAATACTTCAATATGGACACCTTCGTCGGCCTGACCGACCTTTGTGTTGACGCAGCGGACTTCGGTGCAACCGTCAGGTACCCTGAAGAAGACACACCTGCAGCAACCGGCCACCTTGAAGACTACGAGAAGCTTGAGGTTCCAGAAATAAAGGAAGGCACCCGTGCCTATAACCTGATCCAGGGCAACAAGCTTGCAACCGAAAAGGCACATGCCCTTGGCGCACCCATGACCGCCCTTATAGAAGGTCCAATGGTTGCCCTTACCCAGATCATGGGAGCAACCCGTGTACTCTCAGACCTCAGGACAAACCCCGATGTTGTTCTCAAGGCTCTTGACAAGACCGCAACCTATGTAGAAGAAATAATGAAGGGTATGTTCGAAGAAGCCCAGCCTGACAATCTCTGTATGGTAACCCTCTGGACCAACAACGTCATCCTTAGCGCTGACGAGTACATGAAATCCGAAGGCCAGATCATGCAGAACAGGATCGCCCCGCTGTACAAGAAGTACAACAAGCCGACAGTCATTCACAACTGCTCCGATGCCCCGCACTGGGACCTTATCCATAAATGGGATACAAAGTACTACAGCTACACCTTCTATCCGGATGAAGTTAACAAGGGTTCCAGAGACCACAAGTACCTGATCAATACTTACGGCAAGAAGACGATGTTTGCCGGTGAAGTCAGCCCGGTTGTATTCCTTGACAACAGCCCTGAAGGCATTCAGAAGATGAAGGCAGACACCATTGCCCTGCAGGAAAGTGTCCTGAATACCCTCAAGGAGAACGGCATGCAGTCCAAGTATGCAATCGCAACAGGCTGTGAAGTGCCGCCAGGAGCACCCTGCGATGCGATTACTGCCCAGACCTACACAGTAGCAGAAAAGGGTCCCGAGATCTACAAGAAAATTATCGGATAA
- a CDS encoding helix-turn-helix transcriptional regulator, whose protein sequence is MSSLVDLIFFSEKRKNLLIQLANGPMYIDEIKETLNVKACAVMPQIKKLKDMDIIVQKGNTYELSDIGEVIVEKMLPLTSLLDVFDGNKDYWSKHDRSPIPRHLIKKIDMLGKCTLEEPDLDHLFEFPKHLRDKLDKSKKVTSFYSYFCPDCPSIQASCAKNGAEVRLILDEKVYNRMKNDFEEEYNTCVKNRVSLYIYSGKVRPSSFMVSDNFMLLKLFGKEGEFDHRKIMSFTPSALEWGNELAQYYIDRSEKIN, encoded by the coding sequence ATGAGTTCCCTTGTAGACTTGATTTTCTTCTCTGAAAAAAGAAAGAATCTGCTTATTCAGTTAGCTAACGGGCCGATGTATATTGATGAGATCAAGGAAACCCTTAATGTGAAGGCATGTGCGGTAATGCCGCAGATAAAAAAACTGAAAGATATGGACATCATAGTGCAGAAAGGGAATACCTATGAACTCTCGGACATCGGAGAAGTGATAGTTGAAAAAATGCTCCCCCTTACCTCTCTCCTTGATGTTTTTGACGGAAACAAGGATTACTGGTCAAAACACGACAGGTCTCCAATCCCAAGACACCTGATAAAGAAGATTGATATGCTGGGGAAATGCACTCTTGAAGAGCCTGACCTTGACCATCTCTTTGAATTTCCAAAACATTTAAGGGATAAGCTGGATAAGTCAAAAAAGGTTACATCCTTTTACTCTTATTTCTGCCCCGATTGCCCTTCAATCCAGGCAAGCTGTGCAAAGAATGGAGCTGAAGTACGTCTTATCCTTGATGAAAAAGTCTATAACAGGATGAAAAACGATTTTGAAGAGGAATATAATACCTGTGTCAAAAACAGGGTTTCTCTTTATATTTACTCCGGTAAAGTGAGGCCTTCTTCCTTCATGGTTTCGGATAATTTCATGCTGTTGAAACTTTTCGGAAAAGAGGGGGAGTTCGACCACAGAAAGATCATGAGTTTTACCCCGAGTGCTCTGGAATGGGGTAATGAGCTTGCGCAGTATTATATAGACCGCTCGGAGAA